From one Streptomyces sp. CA-210063 genomic stretch:
- the tpg gene encoding telomere-protecting terminal protein Tpg yields MSLFGDGLEAAVQKAFTRPAPKSAPAQMRYLVKQLKGTKAVAQMLRISQRTVERYVKDQIKKPRPDLAARLEREVKKRWQPQIRAKARQKAATTGGIVVDTRARLGYTAPIGSTDQDRIRHLTVALPPRYAARLFDAQEQGATEQRLQEIAAEALKEVYFQDGGRRAGQLEEVRFTDIEHLEFDL; encoded by the coding sequence ATGAGCCTGTTCGGGGACGGCCTGGAAGCCGCGGTGCAGAAGGCGTTCACCCGCCCCGCGCCCAAGAGCGCGCCCGCGCAGATGCGGTACCTGGTCAAGCAGCTCAAGGGCACCAAGGCGGTCGCCCAGATGCTGCGGATCTCCCAGCGCACCGTCGAGCGGTACGTGAAGGACCAGATCAAAAAGCCGCGCCCGGACCTCGCAGCCCGGCTGGAGCGCGAGGTGAAGAAGCGGTGGCAGCCGCAGATTAGGGCCAAGGCCCGGCAGAAGGCGGCGACCACGGGCGGCATCGTCGTCGACACCCGGGCCCGGCTCGGCTACACCGCGCCGATCGGGTCGACGGATCAGGACCGCATCCGGCACCTGACCGTCGCCCTGCCGCCCCGCTACGCCGCCCGCCTCTTCGACGCCCAGGAGCAGGGCGCCACCGAGCAGCGCCTGCAGGAGATCGCGGCTGAGGCACTCAAGGAGGTGTACTTCCAGGACGGCGGCCGCCGCGCCGGGCAGTTGGAGGAGGTCCGCTTCACGGACATCGAGCACCTCGAGTTCGACCTGTAG